The Pseudorhodobacter turbinis genome contains a region encoding:
- the ffh gene encoding signal recognition particle protein — protein MFENLSERLGSVFDRLTKQGALTDDDVATALREVRVAFLEADVSLAVARDFVAKVQAKASGQQVTKSVTPGQQVVKIVHDELIKVLAGEGEADALKIDNPPATILMVGLQGSGKTTTTAKLAKRLKERMGKRVLIASLDTNRPAAMEQLAILATQVGVDSLPIVKGQTAVQIAKRAKTQAAMGGYDVVFLDTAGRLHIDQVLMDEIQAVRDIAEPRETLLVVDGLTGQDAVNVATEFDGKVGISGVVLTRMDGDGRGGAALSMRAVTGKPIRFVGLGEKMDALETFEAERVAGRILGMGDIVALVEKAQETFEAEAAERMAKRFAKGLFNMNDLRSQLEQMLKMGGMQGLMGMMPGMGKMAKQAESAGFDDTMLRRQIALISSMTKKERANPALLAASRKKRIAKGAGLEVQELNRLLKQHKQMADMMKKMGKGGGMKQAIKQMIGGKGLPDPSKMTPEQMEEAARGMQQGLGGGRGGMPGMGGGMSLPPGLSGMMKKK, from the coding sequence ATGTTCGAGAACCTATCAGAACGCCTCGGCAGTGTCTTTGACCGGCTGACCAAGCAGGGCGCCCTGACGGATGATGATGTCGCGACCGCCCTGCGCGAAGTGCGTGTGGCCTTTCTGGAGGCTGACGTTTCGCTGGCCGTTGCGCGTGACTTTGTGGCCAAGGTGCAGGCAAAGGCATCGGGCCAGCAGGTCACCAAATCGGTGACGCCGGGCCAGCAGGTTGTGAAAATCGTCCACGACGAGCTGATCAAGGTTCTGGCGGGCGAAGGCGAAGCGGATGCGCTGAAAATCGACAACCCGCCTGCGACGATCCTGATGGTGGGTTTGCAAGGCTCGGGTAAGACGACGACGACCGCGAAACTGGCAAAACGCTTGAAAGAGCGGATGGGCAAGCGGGTGCTGATTGCCTCGCTCGATACCAACCGTCCCGCCGCGATGGAGCAGTTGGCGATTTTGGCCACGCAAGTCGGCGTTGACAGCTTGCCGATCGTCAAGGGCCAGACGGCCGTGCAGATCGCCAAGCGGGCCAAGACGCAAGCGGCGATGGGCGGCTATGATGTGGTGTTCCTCGATACCGCGGGCCGTTTGCACATCGACCAAGTGTTGATGGACGAAATTCAAGCCGTTCGCGATATTGCCGAACCGCGTGAGACCTTGCTGGTTGTCGATGGTTTGACGGGCCAAGACGCTGTGAATGTGGCCACCGAATTTGACGGCAAGGTTGGTATTTCCGGCGTTGTCCTGACACGGATGGATGGTGACGGGCGCGGTGGTGCGGCGCTTTCGATGCGGGCCGTGACCGGCAAGCCGATCCGTTTTGTCGGTCTTGGCGAAAAGATGGACGCGCTGGAAACCTTTGAGGCAGAGCGCGTCGCGGGCCGAATTCTTGGCATGGGCGACATCGTTGCCCTCGTCGAAAAGGCGCAAGAAACCTTTGAGGCCGAAGCCGCCGAGCGTATGGCCAAGCGTTTTGCCAAGGGTCTGTTCAACATGAACGACCTGCGCAGCCAGTTGGAGCAGATGCTCAAGATGGGCGGTATGCAGGGGCTGATGGGCATGATGCCGGGCATGGGCAAAATGGCCAAGCAGGCCGAGTCTGCGGGCTTTGACGATACCATGCTGCGCCGCCAGATCGCGCTGATCAGCTCGATGACCAAGAAAGAACGCGCCAACCCCGCCCTGCTGGCCGCCAGCCGCAAGAAACGTATCGCGAAGGGTGCGGGGCTTGAGGTGCAGGAATTGAACCGTTTGCTGAAACAGCACAAGCAAATGGCCGATATGATGAAGAAAATGGGCAAGGGTGGCGGCATGAAGCAGGCCATCAAGCAGATGATCGGCGGCAAGGGCTTGCCGGATCCGTCGAAGATGACGCCCGAGCAGATGGAAGAGGCCGCGCGCGGAATGCAGCAAGGGCTGGGCGGCGGCCGTGGCGGAATGCCGGGCATGGGCGGCGGTATGTCACTGCCGCCGGGCCTTTCCGGCATGATGAAAAAGAAATGA
- a CDS encoding chorismate mutase codes for MTTDATRAEALLKEHRDSIDRLDAILLYTLAERFKQTQAVGKLKAEHDLPPSDPSREARQIDRLERLSKEADLDPEFAKKFLTFIISEVIRHHENLQK; via the coding sequence ATGACAACAGATGCGACCCGCGCAGAGGCGCTGCTGAAAGAGCACCGCGACAGCATTGACCGGCTGGATGCGATCTTGCTGTACACGCTGGCCGAGCGATTCAAACAGACGCAAGCCGTGGGCAAGCTGAAGGCGGAACATGACCTGCCGCCCTCGGATCCCAGCCGCGAAGCGCGCCAGATCGACCGGTTGGAGCGGCTTTCAAAAGAGGCCGATCTCGACCCCGAATTTGCCAAAAAATTCCTGACCTTCATTATATCGGAAGTTATCAGGCATCACGAAAACCTACAGAAATAA
- the rpsP gene encoding 30S ribosomal protein S16 — protein sequence MSMKIRLARGGSKKRPHYAIVATDSRMPRDGRFLEKLGTYNPLLAKDSEERVKMNMERVQYWLGQGAQPTDRVARFLEAAGLREKKVRNNPKSAVPGKRMTELTAKKAARDAAPAEAAADAE from the coding sequence ATGTCCATGAAAATCCGTTTGGCCCGTGGTGGTTCCAAGAAGCGCCCGCATTATGCAATCGTCGCAACCGACAGCCGTATGCCACGCGATGGCCGCTTCCTTGAAAAGCTGGGCACTTACAACCCGCTTTTGGCCAAAGACAGCGAAGAGCGCGTGAAAATGAACATGGAGCGCGTGCAGTACTGGTTGGGCCAAGGCGCACAGCCTACCGACCGCGTTGCACGTTTTCTGGAAGCTGCTGGCCTTCGTGAAAAGAAAGTCCGCAACAACCCTAAATCGGCTGTTCCCGGCAAGCGTATGACCGAATTGACTGCTAAGAAAGCAGCACGTGACGCGGCTCCGGCAGAAGCTGCTGCTGACGCGGAATAA
- the bluB gene encoding 5,6-dimethylbenzimidazole synthase — protein MQGQYDKAFQAELRDLMRWRRDVRRFRTDPVEAAVLDRCLSAFSLAPSVGLSEPWRVIAVESDAARAAALANFEVANAEALAGYSTEKAKLYAGLKLSGMREAPVHLAVFSDDGTAKGAGLGAKTMPETRAYSVVGAITLFWLAARAEGLGIGWVSILDPVQLAQDLDVPDDWRLIGYLCVGWPEAEAQTPELERAGWEQRSPALFLERR, from the coding sequence GTGCAAGGTCAATATGACAAGGCCTTTCAGGCCGAGTTACGCGATTTGATGCGGTGGCGGCGCGATGTGCGCCGCTTTCGTACAGATCCGGTTGAGGCAGCGGTTTTGGACCGCTGCCTTTCTGCCTTCTCACTGGCGCCCTCGGTCGGCTTGTCCGAACCATGGCGCGTGATCGCGGTTGAAAGCGATGCAGCCCGTGCCGCAGCATTGGCCAATTTCGAGGTTGCAAACGCCGAGGCATTGGCGGGTTATAGTACTGAGAAGGCCAAGCTTTATGCAGGCTTGAAGCTGTCGGGTATGCGAGAGGCCCCTGTGCATCTGGCGGTGTTCAGCGATGACGGCACGGCCAAGGGGGCAGGGCTTGGGGCAAAGACGATGCCCGAAACCCGTGCCTATTCGGTGGTCGGGGCGATCACCCTGTTCTGGCTTGCGGCACGCGCCGAGGGCCTGGGCATCGGTTGGGTCTCTATTCTGGACCCTGTGCAACTGGCGCAGGATCTGGATGTTCCAGACGATTGGCGCTTGATCGGATATCTCTGTGTCGGCTGGCCCGAGGCTGAGGCACAAACACCGGAATTGGAACGCGCGGGCTGGGAACAGCGCAGCCCCGCCTTGTTTTTGGAGCGGCGATAA
- the rimM gene encoding ribosome maturation factor RimM (Essential for efficient processing of 16S rRNA) → MKPDPSNQICVGAISGSYGVRGEVRLKSFCAEPTAIADYGLLYTEDGAQSYKITLTRPVAGGLGARISGVNTKEEADALKGISLFVSRDNLPSLPDDEFYHTDLIGLEVRDTGGVLLGKVTSVHNHGAGDLLEIGGAGHASRLLPFTMATVPTVDMATRRIVVDPPEGLD, encoded by the coding sequence ATGAAACCTGATCCCTCAAATCAGATATGTGTGGGCGCGATTTCCGGCTCTTACGGGGTGCGCGGCGAGGTGCGGCTGAAAAGCTTTTGCGCGGAGCCGACGGCAATTGCCGATTACGGCCTGCTTTATACCGAAGACGGTGCGCAAAGCTATAAAATCACGCTGACGCGTCCGGTGGCAGGCGGTCTTGGCGCGCGGATTTCGGGCGTGAACACCAAAGAGGAGGCGGACGCGCTGAAGGGCATCAGCCTTTTTGTCAGCCGTGACAATTTGCCGAGCCTGCCGGATGATGAATTTTATCACACCGACCTGATTGGCTTGGAAGTGCGCGATACCGGCGGGGTCTTGCTGGGCAAGGTGACTTCGGTTCACAATCACGGCGCGGGGGACTTGCTGGAAATCGGTGGTGCTGGCCATGCGTCGCGGCTGTTGCCCTTTACCATGGCGACGGTGCCGACGGTCGATATGGCCACGCGCCGCATTGTTGTGGACCCGCCCGAGGGGCTGGATTGA
- the trmD gene encoding tRNA (guanosine(37)-N1)-methyltransferase TrmD: protein MPDDSSKSGRMKSHGRISVGANLKPRDLMADVQLAGAWRAKVVTLFPEAFPGVLGLSLTGKALDMGLWALETIDLRPFGMGRHMNVDDTPAGGGAGMVLRADVVGAALDQAAEGTPQDRAEWPVIYLSPRGKPFDQAMAQRFSTAKGMTLLCGRFEGVDERILHHYDVEEVSLGDFVLTGGEIAATALLDATVRLIPRVLGNQTSTEEESFSDGLLEFPQFTKPAVWNGLAIPEVLQSGHHGKIADWRRAMAERLTKERRPDLWRAYCARHNRDPVEDQEQ from the coding sequence ATGCCGGATGACAGTTCCAAGTCCGGGCGCATGAAATCCCACGGCCGGATTTCCGTCGGGGCCAACCTGAAGCCGCGCGACCTGATGGCCGATGTGCAGCTTGCGGGCGCATGGCGGGCCAAGGTCGTGACGCTGTTCCCAGAGGCGTTTCCCGGTGTCTTGGGCCTGTCGCTGACGGGCAAGGCTTTGGATATGGGGCTTTGGGCCTTGGAGACTATCGATTTGCGCCCCTTTGGCATGGGCCGGCACATGAATGTCGATGATACCCCTGCAGGCGGCGGCGCGGGCATGGTCTTACGAGCCGATGTTGTGGGTGCTGCCTTGGACCAAGCGGCCGAGGGCACCCCGCAAGACCGCGCCGAATGGCCAGTGATCTATCTTTCGCCGCGTGGCAAACCCTTTGATCAGGCGATGGCGCAGCGCTTTTCGACGGCCAAGGGCATGACCTTGCTTTGTGGCCGGTTTGAGGGTGTAGACGAACGGATTTTACACCATTATGATGTAGAAGAGGTGTCATTGGGCGATTTTGTCTTGACGGGAGGCGAGATTGCCGCGACAGCCTTGCTAGATGCGACCGTGCGGCTTATACCGCGCGTGCTTGGGAATCAAACGTCCACCGAAGAGGAGAGCTTTTCGGACGGATTGTTGGAGTTCCCGCAGTTTACGAAACCCGCCGTTTGGAATGGGCTCGCGATACCGGAAGTACTTCAGTCCGGACATCACGGGAAAATTGCTGACTGGCGGCGGGCAATGGCCGAAAGGCTGACAAAGGAACGCAGGCCTGATCTCTGGCGGGCTTATTGTGCAAGACACAATAGGGACCCGGTTGAAGACCAAGAGCAATAG
- the rplS gene encoding 50S ribosomal protein L19, translating to MNLLAIIEAEQIAALGKTIPDFKAGDTIRVGYKVTEGTRSRVQNYEGVCISRRGGSTLAASFTVRKISFGEGVERVFPLYSTNIDSIEVVRRGRVRRAKLYYLRDRRGKSARIVEDTNYKAPKAKGAK from the coding sequence ATGAACCTGCTCGCAATTATCGAGGCGGAACAAATCGCCGCCCTCGGCAAGACCATCCCGGACTTCAAGGCCGGCGACACCATTCGTGTCGGCTATAAAGTGACCGAGGGCACGCGTTCGCGCGTTCAGAATTATGAGGGCGTTTGCATTTCACGTCGCGGGGGCTCCACTTTGGCTGCATCCTTCACCGTGCGCAAAATCTCTTTCGGTGAAGGCGTGGAACGTGTGTTCCCGCTGTATTCCACCAACATCGACAGCATCGAAGTTGTGCGTCGTGGCCGTGTTCGCCGCGCCAAGCTTTACTATCTTCGTGATCGTCGCGGCAAATCGGCACGGATCGTGGAAGACACCAATTACAAAGCGCCTAAAGCAAAAGGAGCGAAATAA
- the rpmE gene encoding 50S ribosomal protein L31 encodes MRDGIHPDYHMIEVKMTDGSVFQTRTTWGKEGEQMALDIDPLAHPAWTGGNSRLMDTGGRVSKFKNKYAGLGF; translated from the coding sequence ATGAGAGATGGCATCCACCCCGATTACCACATGATCGAAGTCAAAATGACGGACGGCTCTGTGTTTCAGACCCGCACCACTTGGGGCAAAGAAGGCGAGCAGATGGCGTTGGATATCGACCCGCTTGCACACCCAGCATGGACGGGCGGCAACTCCCGCCTGATGGATACTGGCGGCCGTGTGTCGAAGTTCAAAAACAAATACGCAGGTCTTGGCTTCTGA
- a CDS encoding division plane positioning ATPase MipZ, whose protein sequence is MVHIIVVGNEKGGSGKSTTSMHVATALVRMGHRVGALDLDLRQRTFGRYVENRLAYLERTGLNLPSPDYRTLPEVSAEDLGQGENAYDARLSAAVSALGAVSDFIIIDCPGSHTRLSQVAHSLADTLVTPLNDSFIDFDLLARIDAETGKVIGPSIYSEMVWQARQLRAQAGLKPIDWLVVRNRLGAQNMHNKKKVGAALEELSRRIGFRVAPGFSERVIFRELFPRGLTLLDLKDTGVDQLNMSNLAARQELRDLLAELRLPGVTVEF, encoded by the coding sequence ATGGTGCATATTATCGTTGTCGGAAATGAAAAGGGCGGGTCGGGGAAATCCACCACCTCTATGCATGTGGCGACGGCTTTGGTGCGCATGGGGCACCGCGTTGGCGCCTTGGACCTTGATCTGCGGCAGCGCACCTTTGGCCGATACGTTGAGAACCGGCTGGCCTATCTGGAGCGGACCGGGCTGAACCTGCCATCGCCCGATTACCGGACCCTTCCCGAGGTTTCGGCAGAAGATCTTGGGCAGGGGGAGAACGCCTATGATGCGCGGCTTTCGGCGGCTGTCAGTGCCTTGGGCGCGGTGTCGGATTTCATCATCATCGACTGCCCCGGATCACATACCCGCCTAAGTCAGGTTGCCCACAGCCTTGCGGATACTTTGGTGACCCCGCTGAATGACAGTTTTATCGATTTTGATTTGCTGGCGCGGATTGATGCGGAAACCGGCAAGGTGATCGGCCCGTCTATCTATTCCGAGATGGTGTGGCAGGCCCGCCAGTTGCGGGCACAGGCAGGGTTGAAGCCGATTGACTGGCTGGTCGTGCGCAACCGTCTTGGGGCGCAAAACATGCATAACAAGAAAAAGGTTGGCGCCGCGCTAGAGGAGTTGTCGCGTCGTATCGGCTTTCGTGTTGCCCCCGGCTTTTCCGAGCGGGTCATTTTCCGAGAGCTGTTTCCCCGTGGCCTGACCTTGTTGGATCTGAAAGATACTGGCGTGGATCAGCTGAATATGTCCAACCTCGCCGCGCGCCAGGAGCTGCGTGACCTCTTGGCCGAGCTTAGGCTGCCCGGCGTAACGGTAGAGTTTTGA
- a CDS encoding ArsR/SmtB family transcription factor, with amino-acid sequence MTADLDATFAALADPTRRAILSMLLEDDMAVTDVAAPFTMSLAAISKHLQVLADAKLISQEKRGRVKWCKLEPDALRGSSVWMQGFGQFEPVNLDAFERFLAVELNADPDDSPS; translated from the coding sequence ATGACCGCAGATCTGGACGCCACATTCGCCGCTTTGGCCGACCCCACCCGCCGCGCGATCCTGTCGATGCTGCTAGAGGATGATATGGCCGTGACCGATGTCGCAGCCCCTTTTACGATGTCTTTGGCGGCAATCTCAAAACATCTGCAAGTGTTGGCCGATGCCAAGCTGATAAGTCAGGAAAAACGTGGTCGTGTGAAGTGGTGCAAACTTGAACCTGATGCGCTGCGCGGCAGCTCGGTCTGGATGCAGGGATTTGGCCAGTTTGAACCCGTCAATCTCGATGCCTTTGAACGTTTTTTGGCTGTCGAGCTAAATGCCGACCCCGACGACAGCCCTTCCTAA
- a CDS encoding AtpZ/AtpI family protein, which yields MTEEPDTARLKALEARIAAIKGKPGKDKTESGKAFSQSEMAWRMVLELVSGMLLGLSIGFGLDYVFDMQPLFLVIFALLGFVAGVRTMLRTAQTMHAKHDTQQAVTPIKNEGDNG from the coding sequence ATGACGGAAGAACCCGATACCGCGCGCTTGAAGGCCCTGGAGGCCAGAATTGCCGCGATCAAGGGGAAGCCGGGTAAAGATAAAACCGAGAGCGGCAAGGCATTTTCGCAGAGTGAAATGGCCTGGAGGATGGTGCTCGAATTGGTGTCCGGCATGTTGCTGGGTTTGTCGATCGGGTTCGGGTTGGATTATGTCTTTGACATGCAGCCGCTCTTCTTGGTGATTTTTGCGCTGCTGGGTTTTGTGGCGGGGGTGCGGACCATGTTACGGACTGCGCAAACCATGCACGCAAAGCATGATACACAACAGGCGGTAACGCCGATAAAGAACGAGGGCGACAATGGCTGA
- a CDS encoding F0F1 ATP synthase subunit A, protein MAEEGASGFQIHPMDQFIVKPLFGGDHIAWYTITNVTLWMAIAVVAIAAMLMLGTRRRAIVPSRSQSVAEMIYGFVYNMVEEVTGREGVKYFPYVLTLFLFILFSNLLGLLPTAFTTTSHIAVTIVLAMLVFLGVTVLGFVKHGIGFLGMFWVSSAPLAIRPVLAVIEVISYFVRPVSHSIRLAGNLMAGHAVVKVIAGFATLVVASPVVIGAVTALYGLELLVACVQAYVFTILTCVYLRDAVGDVHH, encoded by the coding sequence ATGGCTGAGGAAGGCGCAAGCGGTTTCCAGATTCACCCGATGGATCAGTTCATCGTGAAACCGCTGTTTGGCGGCGATCATATCGCTTGGTATACGATCACCAACGTAACCCTGTGGATGGCAATTGCTGTTGTGGCCATTGCCGCGATGCTGATGCTTGGCACCCGTCGCCGCGCTATCGTGCCATCGCGCAGCCAGTCGGTTGCCGAGATGATCTACGGTTTCGTGTACAACATGGTCGAAGAGGTGACGGGCCGCGAGGGGGTTAAATACTTCCCCTACGTGTTGACGTTGTTCCTGTTTATCCTGTTCTCCAACCTGCTCGGCCTCTTGCCGACAGCCTTCACCACGACCAGCCATATCGCCGTGACGATCGTCCTTGCGATGTTGGTGTTCCTTGGGGTGACCGTCCTTGGTTTCGTCAAGCACGGTATCGGGTTCTTGGGCATGTTCTGGGTGTCTTCGGCGCCCTTGGCGATCCGTCCAGTCCTGGCTGTGATCGAGGTTATTTCCTATTTCGTCCGTCCGGTTTCCCACTCCATTCGTTTGGCGGGCAACCTTATGGCGGGCCATGCCGTGGTCAAAGTGATCGCCGGCTTTGCAACGCTGGTTGTGGCCTCTCCGGTCGTAATCGGTGCAGTAACAGCGCTTTACGGGCTGGAGCTGTTGGTGGCCTGCGTGCAGGCTTACGTCTTTACCATCCTGACCTGCGTATATCTGCGCGACGCCGTTGGCGACGTGCACCACTAA
- a CDS encoding F0F1 ATP synthase subunit C, translating to MEGELAQMGKYIGAGLAAFGLGGAGIGVGNIAGNFLAGALRNPSAAAGQTATLFVGIAFAEALGIFSFLIALLLMFAV from the coding sequence ATGGAAGGCGAACTCGCACAAATGGGTAAGTACATCGGAGCAGGCCTTGCAGCTTTCGGGCTTGGCGGCGCTGGTATCGGCGTGGGCAACATTGCAGGGAACTTCCTTGCAGGCGCTCTGCGTAACCCTTCGGCTGCTGCCGGTCAGACTGCAACACTGTTCGTCGGCATCGCATTCGCCGAAGCACTGGGCATCTTCTCGTTCCTGATCGCCCTGCTGCTGATGTTTGCGGTCTGA
- a CDS encoding F0F1 ATP synthase subunit B', producing the protein MATEVLDAAAAAHEAGHTAETSSGMPQLDITTWDNQIFWLLVSLVAIYLIVTRVAVPRIGAVLAERRGTITNDLAAAEELKLKANEAETAYNKALAAAREEASKIVAAARMDIEADLAKATAKADADIEAKTAVSEKRIAEIREGAMESVTEVAKDTAKELVAVLGGKADARAINAAVSARLKG; encoded by the coding sequence ATGGCGACTGAAGTGCTTGACGCTGCAGCAGCAGCCCACGAGGCGGGCCACACGGCCGAAACCTCCTCCGGCATGCCGCAGCTTGATATTACGACTTGGGACAACCAGATCTTCTGGCTCTTGGTGTCCTTGGTTGCAATCTACCTGATCGTGACCCGTGTGGCTGTGCCACGCATCGGGGCGGTTTTGGCTGAACGCCGTGGTACGATCACCAATGATCTGGCCGCCGCGGAAGAGCTGAAGCTGAAAGCGAATGAGGCAGAAACTGCTTATAACAAGGCGCTTGCCGCCGCACGGGAAGAGGCTTCAAAGATTGTTGCCGCTGCCCGTATGGACATAGAAGCGGATCTGGCGAAAGCCACCGCCAAAGCCGACGCCGATATTGAAGCGAAGACCGCTGTCTCTGAAAAGCGGATCGCGGAGATTCGTGAAGGGGCTATGGAAAGCGTGACCGAAGTGGCCAAAGATACCGCCAAAGAGCTGGTTGCAGTTCTGGGTGGTAAGGCGGATGCTCGGGCAATCAATGCGGCTGTGTCCGCGCGTTTGAAAGGATAA
- a CDS encoding F0F1 ATP synthase subunit B — MKKLILLASATATPALAASGPFFSLGNTDFIVTVAFILFIGVLLKFGVPGMVTGLLDKRAEQIKADLDEARALREEAKAILASYERKKKEVQEQSDRIVASAKEEAVAAAEQAKVDLANSIARRLAGAEDRIASAEAGAIRAVREHAVTVAIAAASDVLAKQATPETVSASVDDAIKQVGAKMH, encoded by the coding sequence ATGAAAAAGCTGATCCTTTTGGCAAGCGCCACCGCCACACCGGCCCTTGCGGCCTCTGGCCCGTTCTTCTCGCTTGGCAATACCGACTTTATCGTGACGGTTGCCTTTATCTTGTTCATCGGTGTGCTGCTGAAATTCGGCGTACCGGGCATGGTGACCGGACTTCTGGACAAGCGTGCAGAGCAGATCAAAGCCGATCTGGATGAGGCCCGCGCGTTGCGCGAAGAGGCCAAAGCCATTCTGGCAAGCTATGAGCGCAAGAAGAAAGAAGTGCAGGAGCAGTCCGATCGTATCGTTGCCTCTGCCAAGGAAGAAGCGGTTGCTGCGGCGGAACAAGCCAAGGTTGACCTTGCGAATTCCATTGCCCGGCGTCTTGCCGGTGCAGAGGACCGGATTGCCTCGGCTGAAGCCGGTGCTATTCGGGCCGTGCGCGAGCATGCGGTTACGGTTGCAATTGCAGCGGCAAGCGATGTGCTGGCCAAGCAAGCGACACCGGAAACTGTATCTGCCTCGGTGGATGATGCGATCAAACAGGTTGGCGCAAAAATGCACTAA
- a CDS encoding FadR/GntR family transcriptional regulator has product MPFQPVHAEKLSAAVIRQIEQLILRGILRPGDRLPPERDLSERLNVSRPSLRDAIADLQARGLLTSRPGSGIFVAEVLGSAFSDALIKLFARHEESVFDYLAFRRDMEGLAAERAAKLASDTDLQVIGTIFARMEAAHTKRASAEEAELDAGFHMAIIEASHNVIMLHMMRSMYDLLKQGVFYNRQMMFRNRTTRSMLLDQHRAINAALQSRDPAAARAAIDTHLDFVETALTEQLKAERHEAIAQQRLGHELTRGP; this is encoded by the coding sequence ATGCCCTTTCAACCAGTCCACGCCGAAAAGCTCTCTGCCGCCGTTATCCGCCAGATTGAGCAGCTAATCTTACGCGGCATTCTGCGGCCGGGCGACCGCCTCCCCCCCGAAAGGGACCTCTCGGAACGGCTGAATGTATCCCGTCCCAGCCTGCGTGATGCGATTGCCGATCTTCAGGCCCGCGGGCTTTTGACCAGCCGCCCCGGATCAGGGATCTTCGTGGCCGAGGTTCTGGGCTCTGCGTTTTCCGATGCGCTGATAAAGCTCTTTGCCCGCCATGAGGAATCGGTTTTCGATTACCTTGCCTTTCGCCGTGATATGGAGGGGCTGGCCGCCGAACGCGCCGCAAAGCTGGCGTCTGATACAGACTTGCAGGTGATCGGCACGATTTTTGCCCGGATGGAGGCTGCCCATACCAAACGCGCCTCTGCGGAGGAGGCGGAGCTGGATGCGGGGTTTCATATGGCGATCATCGAGGCCAGCCATAACGTCATCATGCTGCATATGATGCGGTCGATGTATGATCTTTTGAAACAAGGCGTGTTCTACAATCGGCAAATGATGTTCCGCAACCGGACGACCCGCAGCATGCTGCTTGACCAACATCGCGCGATCAATGCGGCGCTACAATCGCGTGACCCTGCCGCCGCTCGCGCAGCGATAGATACACATCTCGACTTTGTGGAAACGGCGCTGACCGAACAGCTAAAGGCTGAACGCCATGAAGCAATTGCACAGCAACGGCTGGGTCATGAGCTTACACGCGGCCCTTGA
- a CDS encoding OmpA family protein, whose amino-acid sequence MTIRTPIILLTLSAMTLAACVAPTPTTEENRRSRTGATAGALIGGALGASSNGDNKLAKAALGAGVGALLGGAIGSQLDAQAADLRNTIGNDRVSVTNTGNELVVNLPQDILFATDSATLRSDLTRDLQAVARSLLSYPNTTVQVIGHTDNTGAAAYNQQLSQRRAAAVSSILQVNGVPGARIVAFGRGEDQPIASNLSDAGRAQNRRVEIIIRPN is encoded by the coding sequence ATGACGATCAGAACACCAATTATCCTGTTGACCCTGTCGGCAATGACACTTGCTGCCTGCGTTGCCCCCACCCCCACCACCGAGGAAAACCGCCGCTCCCGTACGGGTGCCACAGCCGGTGCGCTGATCGGCGGCGCGCTTGGCGCCTCCAGCAATGGTGACAACAAGCTGGCCAAAGCCGCCCTTGGGGCTGGCGTCGGCGCTTTGCTTGGCGGGGCGATCGGGTCGCAACTGGATGCGCAAGCCGCAGATCTGCGCAACACCATCGGCAACGACCGCGTGTCCGTAACCAACACCGGCAATGAGCTGGTGGTGAACCTGCCGCAAGACATCCTCTTTGCTACCGATAGTGCCACATTGCGCAGCGACCTGACCCGCGACTTGCAAGCCGTGGCGCGCAGCCTGCTCAGCTACCCAAACACCACCGTGCAGGTGATCGGCCATACCGATAACACCGGTGCTGCTGCCTATAACCAGCAGCTGTCGCAGCGCCGCGCCGCTGCCGTTTCCTCGATCTTGCAGGTCAATGGTGTGCCCGGCGCGCGCATCGTAGCCTTTGGTCGTGGCGAGGATCAGCCGATTGCTTCCAACCTCTCCGATGCGGGTCGCGCGCAAAACCGCCGCGTGGAAATCATCATCCGCCCGAACTGA